In Sphingobacteriaceae bacterium, the following proteins share a genomic window:
- a CDS encoding peptidoglycan synthetase: MNKVHLIAIGGSAMHNMALALHEKGFEVTGSDDEINEPSKSRLAKAGILPEEIGWFPDKIKGDLNAVILGMHAREDNPELIRARQMGLKIYSYPEYIYEATKTKTRIVIGGSHGKTTITAMILHVMNYLKIETDYLVGAQLEGFNTMVNLTNTSQYAVIEGDEYLASPIDRRPKFHLYKPNIAILSGIAWDHINVFPTFEIYVDQFKKFINLIEPNGSLIYCSEDKVLEDVCKTTTNSKIDKMPYSVPNHEIIDGTTYLLVNEQKIPLQIFGNHNLMNLNGARLVCNKIGILNTQFYEAIQSFKGAAKRLELVYKKDTFNFYKDFAHSPSKLKATTDAVKKQFTKRKIIACMELHTFSSLNEEFLAQYKDSMNLADEAIVYFNPHTIAHKKLKEITPEQVHACFNRKDLEVFTKSSDVTDYLKSKKWNDSVLLMMSSGNFDGVDFNSLAKELVI, encoded by the coding sequence ATGAATAAAGTACATTTGATTGCCATCGGTGGAAGCGCTATGCACAATATGGCTCTGGCTCTTCACGAAAAAGGATTTGAGGTAACAGGAAGTGACGATGAAATTAATGAACCAAGTAAAAGCAGGCTGGCTAAAGCAGGTATTCTTCCTGAAGAAATAGGCTGGTTCCCGGATAAAATCAAGGGCGATTTAAATGCAGTAATTTTAGGAATGCATGCCCGTGAAGACAACCCTGAATTAATTCGCGCAAGACAAATGGGACTAAAAATTTATTCTTATCCAGAATACATTTACGAGGCTACAAAAACAAAAACCAGAATCGTTATTGGTGGAAGTCATGGCAAAACCACTATTACAGCTATGATTCTTCATGTAATGAATTATTTAAAGATTGAAACAGATTATCTGGTAGGAGCTCAATTGGAGGGCTTTAATACCATGGTGAACTTAACAAATACTTCACAATACGCCGTAATTGAGGGCGACGAATATCTTGCATCACCTATCGACCGTCGTCCAAAATTTCACCTTTACAAACCAAATATTGCAATTTTAAGTGGCATAGCCTGGGATCATATCAATGTATTTCCAACTTTTGAAATATATGTTGATCAGTTTAAAAAGTTTATCAATCTTATTGAACCAAATGGAAGTTTGATTTATTGCTCAGAGGACAAAGTGCTGGAGGATGTTTGCAAAACTACCACAAACTCAAAAATTGACAAGATGCCTTACTCTGTTCCAAACCACGAGATTATTGATGGCACTACGTATTTGCTTGTAAACGAACAAAAAATTCCTTTGCAAATTTTTGGTAATCATAATTTAATGAACTTAAACGGAGCGCGCCTCGTTTGTAACAAGATCGGAATTTTAAATACTCAATTTTACGAAGCTATACAATCTTTTAAGGGTGCGGCAAAGCGTCTAGAATTAGTATACAAAAAAGATACCTTTAATTTCTACAAAGATTTTGCTCATTCTCCTTCCAAGCTAAAAGCTACGACTGACGCTGTGAAAAAACAATTCACAAAGCGTAAAATTATTGCATGTATGGAACTTCATACATTTAGTAGTTTGAACGAAGAGTTTTTAGCACAGTACAAAGACTCTATGAATTTGGCTGACGAAGCAATAGTTTATTTTAATCCGCACACCATAGCCCATAAAAAACTTAAAGAAATTACTCCTGAGCAGGTACATGCTTGTTTTAACAGAAAAGATCTTGAAGTGTTTACTAAAAGTTCAGATGTTACAGATTATCTGAAATCTAAAAAATGGAACGACTCCGTTTTATTGATGATGAGTAGCGGTAATTTTGACGGTGTAGATTTTAACAGTCTGGCAAAAGAACTTGTTATTTAA
- a CDS encoding ACP phosphodiesterase, giving the protein MNYLAHAFLSNNDEDLLIGNFIADHLRGNNFTGLSQKVIEGVLLHRKIDSFTDEHPEFKKSKRVFYDGFEKYSGILIDIYFDYFLAKDFSSYSNVSLAEFSKKVYKVYSDNQHLLPKSSNRFLEYVIQNDIYHSYSKIEGIQTVLNHLSHRIKHPVQLDNSIKLFKEYENELQSNFDAFFKDVFKEFKASS; this is encoded by the coding sequence ATGAACTACCTCGCTCACGCTTTTCTATCGAACAATGACGAAGATCTTTTAATAGGAAATTTCATTGCAGATCATTTGCGGGGCAACAACTTTACAGGCCTTTCGCAAAAAGTTATTGAAGGAGTTTTACTCCACCGTAAAATCGATTCATTTACCGATGAGCACCCCGAATTTAAAAAAAGCAAACGTGTTTTTTATGACGGTTTCGAAAAATACAGTGGCATCTTGATTGATATTTATTTCGACTATTTTCTGGCAAAAGACTTCTCCAGCTATTCAAATGTTTCACTTGCAGAATTCTCAAAAAAGGTTTACAAGGTTTATTCAGACAATCAACATCTTCTTCCAAAAAGCAGCAATAGATTTTTAGAATACGTTATTCAAAACGACATTTATCACTCCTACTCCAAAATTGAAGGAATACAAACCGTTCTGAATCACCTTTCACACCGAATTAAACATCCCGTTCAGCTCGATAACTCTATTAAACTTTTTAAGGAGTATGAAAATGAACTTCAGAGTAATTTTGACGCTTTTTTTAAAGATGTTTTTAAGGAGTTTAAAGCGTCTTCCTGA